From Dreissena polymorpha isolate Duluth1 chromosome 15, UMN_Dpol_1.0, whole genome shotgun sequence, a single genomic window includes:
- the LOC127860493 gene encoding inactive C-alpha-formylglycine-generating enzyme 2-like, which produces MRLVIVLLPIIKMSFVFRFKIIQLFLFITSSFNCSFSLSSDDVDKLLQQHYDFKDSMRQQFGGRFTIGINDPQSDTGEYPVRQAEVRPFYMDTYPVTVAQFWKYKMAKKKYRTSAETNGYSWVLARLVSDLIRRRWSSESADPWWLAVKGAQWDRPEGPGTHARTRLDYPVVHVSYHDARAYCQWSGKRLPTEEEWEYAARAQLPGLQYPWGDKYKKNRMNVWQGKFPDDDTALDGWAGLSPVDAFPSQNNNSMYDMLGNAWEWTSTRYYERVVDRKLQELKYVLKGGSYMDTKDGSANYVVRTANRMGQVPAYSAHNVGFRCAASAPHLVQRQRMTEQAKETPTTTRRPPKIHRLEEMAFPPPRSNRKKEEL; this is translated from the exons ATGCGTTTAGTGATAGTTTTACTTCCGATAATCAAAATGTCTTTCgtttttagatttaaaattatacaattatttttatttataacaagtaGTTTTAACTGTTCATTTTCACTGAGTAGTGATGACGTGGATAAGC TTCTACAACAGCACTATGACTTCAAGGACTCCATGCGTCAACAGTTTGGGGGTCGCTTCACCATCG GCATCAACGATCCGCAATCGGACACCGGCGAATATCCGGTCAGGCAGGCGGAGGTGAGGCCATTCTACATGGACACATATCCGGTCACTGTGGCACAGTTTTG GAAGTACAAGATGGCAAAGAAGAAGTACCGGACGTCCGCCGAGACTAACGGTTACAGCTGGGTGCTGGCGCGCCTCGTGTCGGATCTCATCCGCCGTAGGTGGAGTTCCGAGTCGGCCGATCCCTGGTGGCTCGCAGTGAAGGGAGCGCAATGGGACAGG CCGGAAGGTCCCGGTACGCATGCGCGGACGCGGCTTGACTACCCAGTGGTGCACGTGAGCTACCACGACGCCAGGGCCTACTGTCAGTGGTCGGGCAAGCGTCTGCCGACGGAGGAGGAGTGGGAGTACGCCGCCAGGGCGCAGCTGCCGG GTCTTCAATATCCATGGGGcgacaaatataagaaaaaccgCATGAATGTTTGGCAA GGGAAGTTCCCGGATGACGATACGGCTTTGGACGGCTGGGCGGGACTCTCGCCCGTGGACGCCTTCCCATCACAGAATAACAATA GCATGTACGACATGTTGGGTAACGCATGGGAGTGGACGAGCACCCGCTACTACGAGCGCGTGGTTGACCGGAAGTTGCAGGAGCTCAAGTACGTGCTAAAAGGCGGCTCATACATGGATACGAAGGACGGATCCGCCAACTACGTCGTCCGTACCGCGAACag GATGGGCCAGGTCCCCGCGTACAGCGCTCACAACGTGGGCTTCCGATGCGCAGCGAGCGCTCCCCACCTCGTGCAGCGGCAGCGGATGACCGAGCAAGCCAAGGAGACCCCCACTACCACGCGCCGGCCTCCCAAGATTCACCGACTGGAGGAGATGGCGTTCCCACCGCCACGGTCGAACAGGAAGAAGGAAGAgttatga